The following coding sequences lie in one Arachis ipaensis cultivar K30076 chromosome B03, Araip1.1, whole genome shotgun sequence genomic window:
- the LOC110269703 gene encoding uncharacterized protein LOC110269703, with amino-acid sequence MKAHPTKFYTPGKPFPLFHRLEGIFGKDRATGAGAVSGFDAQEQVQEEEEDHCPSLDDFGMSANVSFHDGQGAGSHSDACVASGRHSGKKQKQNDILERMVEQVQFLTAEQGRNAQVLADVISGVNEKFMVGEKLEQLGFDNDEVVQVAVKFANNAQMEKVFWGLKDSQKSGYVRSILN; translated from the exons ATGAAG GCACACCCAACCAAATTTTATACTCCTGGTAAGCCATTCCCTTTGTTCCACCGATTAGAGGGTATATTTGGAAAGGATCGAGCCACGGGTGCAGGTGCAGTCAGTGGTTTTGACGCACAGGAGCAAGttcaagaggaggaggaagatcatTGTCCAAGTTTGGACGATTTTGGAATGTCAGCAAATGTAAGTTTTCATGATGGACAAGGAGCAGGTTCACACTCTGATGCTTGTGTAGCTAGCGGAAGGCATTCGGGAAAGAAGCAGAAGCAAAATGATATTCTAGAGAGGATGGTTGAACAGGTGCAATTTTTGACTGCTGAACAAGGAAGGAATGCCCAAGTTCTTGCTGATGTTATATCTGGGGTGAATGAGAAGTTCATGGTCGGTGAGAAGCTTGAACAGCTTGGATTCGATAACGATGAGGTGGTGCAGGTTGCAGTGAAGTTTGCTAATAATGCACAGATGGAGAAGGTTTTTTGGGGTTTGAAGGATTCTCAGAAGAGTGGTTATGTGCGATCCATTCTCAATTAG